A genomic stretch from Hymenobacter psoromatis includes:
- a CDS encoding xylanase: MHLFVVQRTALLTLLVAASLARAQTAPTPVVVRIDPTRPQQTIANFAASDAWAAQFVGQWPAAKRDAIADLLFSTAAGPGGQPQGIGLSMWRFNLGAGSAEQGAGSGIKDEWRRAESFMKPDGSYDFTRLAGQRWFLQAAQRRGVRQFLGFLNSPPVSLTINGKAHADKDQTNLDPANYAALGTYCATVVAGVRQATGITFDYLSPVNEPQWDWSGDGQEGSPFRNAELAGVARALSAALVAKKLPTQVLVTEAGKLTYLTETADKPGRGDQLGAFFGNKVAPTYLGSTPQVAPIIAGHSYFTTSPAALAVAVRRQLAARVAAVPGLTYWQSEYCILGGNEGEINGGPRDLGMAPALYLARVIHADLAVGNAAAWQWWLAISPYDYKDGLVYVDQNKTDGNYYPSKMLWALGNYSRFVRPGAVRLTAALADSAGGNQPLVSAYRSPNGKQLITIVVNDHDAPASVRLELAGRQRLGAGRAYITSAMASLQPGPALAAGQPLVVAPRSITTLVSELR, encoded by the coding sequence ATGCACCTATTTGTAGTTCAACGCACTGCTTTACTCACGCTGCTGGTGGCTGCCTCGCTGGCCCGCGCGCAAACCGCGCCTACCCCCGTGGTCGTGCGCATTGACCCCACCCGACCTCAGCAGACCATCGCCAACTTCGCGGCTTCCGATGCCTGGGCAGCGCAGTTTGTGGGCCAGTGGCCCGCGGCCAAGCGCGACGCCATTGCCGACTTGCTATTCAGCACTGCGGCCGGGCCGGGCGGGCAGCCCCAGGGAATTGGCCTTTCCATGTGGCGCTTCAACCTGGGGGCGGGCAGCGCCGAGCAGGGCGCGGGTAGCGGCATCAAGGACGAGTGGCGGCGGGCCGAGTCGTTTATGAAGCCCGACGGCAGCTATGACTTTACCCGACTGGCCGGGCAGCGGTGGTTTTTGCAGGCCGCGCAGCGGCGGGGCGTGCGGCAGTTTCTGGGCTTTCTCAACAGCCCGCCCGTGTCGCTGACCATCAACGGCAAAGCCCACGCCGACAAGGACCAGACCAACCTGGACCCGGCCAACTACGCGGCCCTGGGCACCTACTGCGCCACGGTAGTAGCCGGCGTGCGGCAGGCCACCGGCATCACCTTCGACTACCTCAGCCCCGTCAACGAGCCGCAGTGGGACTGGAGCGGCGACGGCCAGGAGGGCAGCCCTTTTCGCAACGCCGAACTGGCCGGGGTAGCCAGGGCCTTGAGCGCCGCCTTGGTGGCGAAAAAGCTGCCTACCCAGGTGTTAGTGACGGAAGCCGGCAAGCTTACGTATCTCACCGAAACGGCCGACAAGCCTGGGCGGGGCGACCAGCTGGGCGCGTTCTTCGGCAATAAAGTGGCCCCGACCTACCTCGGCAGCACGCCGCAAGTGGCACCAATCATCGCCGGGCACAGCTACTTCACCACCTCGCCTGCCGCGCTGGCGGTGGCCGTGCGCCGGCAGCTGGCGGCGCGGGTGGCGGCCGTGCCGGGCCTCACCTACTGGCAGAGCGAGTACTGCATTCTGGGCGGTAACGAGGGCGAAATCAACGGTGGTCCGCGCGATTTGGGCATGGCCCCGGCCCTGTACCTGGCCCGCGTTATCCACGCCGACCTGGCCGTGGGCAACGCGGCGGCCTGGCAGTGGTGGCTGGCCATTTCGCCCTACGATTATAAAGACGGCCTCGTGTACGTGGACCAGAATAAGACCGACGGCAACTACTACCCCAGCAAAATGCTCTGGGCGCTGGGCAACTACAGCCGCTTCGTGCGGCCGGGGGCCGTGCGCCTCACCGCCGCCCTGGCCGACTCGGCCGGCGGCAACCAGCCGCTAGTATCGGCCTACCGCAGCCCCAATGGCAAGCAGCTGATAACCATTGTGGTGAACGACCACGACGCGCCCGCCAGCGTGCGCCTGGAGCTGGCCGGCCGGCAGCGGCTGGGGGCCGGCCGGGCATACATCACGTCGGCAATGGCCAGCCTGCAGCCAGGGCCGGCGTTGGCTGCTGGTCAGCCGTTGGTCGTGGCCCCACGCTCCATTACTACCTTGGTGAGCGAGCTGCGCTAA
- a CDS encoding beta-galactosidase — translation MLLGGLGRCPARAQAQSAPTPRHTFTLGQRQFLLDGKPLQLISGELHYPRIPREAWRSRLKMAKAMGLNTIGTYVFWNTHEPQPGQYDFTGNNDVAAFVKMAQEEGLWVILRPSPYVCAEWEFGGYPYWLQNVPGLKVRSDELQYIAAYRRYLLAVGRQLAPLQVNHGGPILMVQVENEYGSYGADKAYLAENKKMFEEAGFDGLLYTCDPAADVAKGHLPGLLPAVNGVDKPARIRELVNANHDGHGPYFVAEWYPAWFDWWGTKHHRVPAEKYTPSLDSVLRAGISLNMYMFHGGTTRGFMNGANFKGDTSHYEPQVSSYDYDAPLDEAGNPTAKFRAFREVIAKYRPAGAPALPPVPAAKPSAALPTVQLTRAVRLLDRLPPPVASARPLTFEDLKQAYGFVLYRTTVANARAGEQLLKLRDLRDYAVVLVNGQCVGTLDRRERQDSLRLKLPAGKVQLDILVENLGRINFGEYMLQNTKGITKSVTLGGKELTGWQHYGLPFAQAPAVAAGAAAPTAGSGPALRTGTFTLTRPLDSYLDMRQWGKGVVWINGHNLGRYWGIGPQQTIYVPAEWLRKGQNEVTVLELLKPRQATLTSLDHAILNELRPSAAISLND, via the coding sequence CTGCTGCTCGGCGGTCTGGGCCGGTGCCCGGCGCGGGCCCAGGCCCAGTCGGCCCCTACCCCCCGCCACACGTTCACCCTCGGCCAGCGCCAGTTTTTGCTCGATGGCAAGCCGCTGCAGCTCATCTCGGGCGAGCTGCACTACCCCCGCATTCCGCGCGAGGCCTGGCGCAGCCGCCTGAAAATGGCGAAGGCGATGGGGCTGAATACCATCGGCACCTACGTTTTCTGGAACACGCACGAGCCCCAGCCGGGCCAGTATGATTTCACGGGGAATAACGACGTGGCGGCCTTCGTGAAGATGGCCCAGGAAGAAGGGCTGTGGGTGATTTTGCGGCCCAGTCCCTACGTGTGCGCCGAGTGGGAATTTGGCGGCTACCCCTACTGGCTCCAGAACGTGCCCGGCCTGAAAGTGCGCAGCGACGAGCTGCAGTACATCGCCGCCTATCGGCGCTACCTGCTGGCCGTGGGCCGGCAGCTGGCCCCGCTGCAAGTCAACCACGGCGGCCCCATCTTGATGGTGCAGGTGGAGAACGAGTACGGCTCCTACGGCGCGGACAAAGCGTACTTAGCGGAGAACAAAAAGATGTTCGAGGAGGCCGGCTTCGATGGGCTGCTCTACACCTGCGACCCAGCCGCCGACGTGGCCAAGGGCCACCTGCCCGGCCTGTTGCCCGCCGTGAACGGCGTGGACAAGCCCGCCCGCATCCGCGAATTGGTGAACGCCAACCACGACGGGCACGGCCCCTACTTCGTGGCCGAATGGTACCCGGCCTGGTTCGACTGGTGGGGCACCAAGCACCACCGGGTGCCGGCCGAGAAGTACACTCCCAGCCTCGACTCGGTGCTGCGGGCAGGTATCTCGCTCAATATGTACATGTTTCACGGCGGCACCACGCGGGGCTTCATGAACGGGGCCAATTTCAAGGGCGACACCTCGCACTACGAGCCGCAGGTGAGCAGCTACGACTACGACGCGCCCCTCGACGAGGCCGGCAACCCCACGGCCAAATTCCGCGCCTTCCGCGAAGTGATTGCCAAATACCGGCCGGCCGGCGCGCCCGCCCTACCCCCCGTGCCCGCCGCCAAGCCTAGCGCCGCCCTGCCCACCGTGCAGCTCACGCGGGCCGTGCGCCTGCTCGACCGCCTACCCCCGCCCGTGGCCAGCGCCCGGCCGCTCACCTTCGAAGACCTCAAGCAGGCTTACGGCTTCGTGCTCTACCGCACCACCGTAGCCAATGCCCGCGCCGGCGAGCAGCTGCTGAAGCTGCGCGACCTGCGCGACTACGCCGTGGTGCTGGTGAACGGCCAGTGCGTGGGCACCCTCGACCGCCGCGAGCGCCAGGACAGTCTGCGGCTCAAGCTGCCCGCTGGCAAGGTGCAGCTGGATATTTTAGTGGAAAACCTCGGCCGCATCAACTTCGGCGAGTATATGCTTCAGAACACGAAGGGCATTACCAAAAGCGTGACGCTCGGCGGCAAGGAGCTGACGGGCTGGCAGCACTACGGCCTACCCTTCGCCCAGGCCCCGGCCGTGGCGGCCGGAGCCGCCGCGCCCACGGCGGGCAGCGGCCCGGCCCTGCGCACGGGCACCTTTACCCTCACTAGGCCCCTCGATTCGTACCTCGATATGCGGCAGTGGGGCAAGGGCGTGGTGTGGATAAATGGCCACAACCTGGGCCGCTACTGGGGCATCGGCCCGCAGCAGACCATCTACGTGCCGGCCGAGTGGCTGCGCAAGGGCCAGAACGAGGTGACAGTGCTGGAGCTACTCAAGCCCCGGCAGGCTACCCTCACCAGCCTCGACCACGCCATTCTCAACGAGCTGCGGCCCAGCGCGGCTATCTCGCTTAATGACTAA
- a CDS encoding ribose-phosphate pyrophosphokinase (catalyzes the formation of 5-phospho-alpha-D-ribose 1-phosphate from D-ribose 5-phosphate and ATP), whose amino-acid sequence MDPHVKLFAGSASQELGRKIAEAYGQPLGDLTIQRFADSELGPSFDESVRGCEVFLIQSTYPPSEHLMELMLMVDACKRASAHKVNIVMPYMGYARQDRKDKPRVSIGAKVVANIIQSVGTDRLMTCDLHAGQIQGFFDIPVDHLDGATVTAPYIQSLNLKNLLFASPDVGGVVRTRAFAKKFGAEIVVCDKMRLRANEIASMQIIGDVKGMDVVFVDDMVDTAGTICKAAELVMERGANSVRAVITHPLLSGPAHARLRASVLTELITTDTIPQREENDKVRVISLAPLFAAAIRNVVTHESISSLFG is encoded by the coding sequence ATGGACCCGCACGTTAAACTATTCGCCGGCAGCGCCTCGCAGGAGCTGGGCCGCAAAATTGCCGAAGCCTACGGCCAGCCCCTGGGCGACCTCACCATCCAGCGCTTCGCCGACAGCGAGCTGGGTCCCAGCTTCGACGAGAGCGTGCGCGGCTGCGAGGTGTTCCTCATCCAGAGCACCTACCCCCCCTCCGAACACCTGATGGAGCTGATGCTGATGGTGGACGCCTGCAAGCGCGCCTCGGCCCACAAGGTCAACATTGTGATGCCCTACATGGGCTACGCCCGCCAGGACCGCAAGGACAAGCCGCGCGTGAGCATCGGGGCCAAGGTGGTGGCCAACATCATTCAGAGCGTGGGCACCGACCGCCTGATGACCTGCGACCTGCACGCCGGCCAGATTCAGGGCTTTTTTGACATTCCGGTGGACCACCTCGACGGGGCCACCGTCACGGCTCCTTACATTCAGTCGTTGAACCTGAAAAACCTACTGTTCGCTTCGCCCGATGTGGGAGGGGTAGTGCGCACGCGCGCCTTCGCCAAGAAATTCGGGGCCGAAATCGTGGTGTGTGACAAGATGCGCCTGCGGGCCAACGAAATTGCCTCCATGCAGATAATCGGCGACGTGAAGGGCATGGACGTGGTTTTCGTGGATGACATGGTGGACACCGCCGGCACCATCTGCAAGGCCGCCGAGCTGGTGATGGAGCGCGGGGCCAACTCGGTGCGCGCCGTTATCACGCACCCGCTGCTCAGCGGCCCGGCCCACGCCCGCCTCCGCGCCTCGGTGCTAACGGAGCTGATTACGACCGACACCATTCCGCAACGCGAGGAGAACGATAAAGTGCGGGTAATTTCGCTGGCCCCGCTCTTCGCCGCCGCCATCCGCAATGTGGTCACGCACGAGAGCATAAGCTCGCTGTTTGGCTAG
- a CDS encoding 5-keto-4-deoxyuronate isomerase (4-deoxy-L-threo-5-hexosulose-uronate ketol-isomerase; catalyzes the interconversion of 4-deoxy-L-threo-5-hexosulose uronate to 3-deoxy-D-glycero-2,5-hexodiulosonate), which translates to MNSRFAIGPRETASLNTAGLRAHFLIENIFTPGAIELTYTHYDRMIVGGAMPTAAPLPLPCPDGLKANYFLERRELGALNVGGPGRIVVDGTTYELGTQDCLYVGKGSQQVFFESTDAANPAKFYLLSAPAHKEYPTARRTQAEATPVEMGSQETANARTIYKYIFNEGLPSCQLVMGLTQLKPGSVWNTMPSHVHDRRMEAYLYFNLPQGQRVLHMLGEPQETRPLWVSNEQAILSPPWSIHTGCGSAAYAFIWGMAGENLEYTDMDAVALADLR; encoded by the coding sequence ATGAATTCCCGCTTTGCCATTGGCCCCCGCGAAACCGCCAGCCTGAACACGGCCGGCCTGCGCGCGCATTTTCTGATTGAGAATATCTTCACGCCCGGCGCTATCGAGCTGACTTACACCCACTACGACCGCATGATAGTGGGCGGAGCCATGCCCACCGCCGCGCCGCTGCCCCTACCCTGCCCCGACGGGCTGAAGGCCAATTATTTTCTGGAGCGCCGCGAGCTGGGCGCGCTCAACGTGGGCGGGCCGGGCCGCATCGTGGTCGATGGCACCACCTACGAGCTGGGCACGCAGGACTGCCTCTACGTGGGCAAAGGCAGCCAGCAAGTATTTTTTGAGAGCACCGACGCGGCCAATCCGGCCAAGTTTTACCTGCTCTCTGCCCCGGCTCATAAGGAATATCCGACCGCGCGCCGCACCCAGGCCGAGGCTACGCCCGTGGAAATGGGCAGCCAGGAAACGGCCAACGCGCGCACCATCTACAAGTACATTTTCAACGAGGGCCTGCCCAGCTGTCAGCTCGTGATGGGCCTCACGCAGCTCAAGCCCGGCTCGGTGTGGAACACCATGCCTTCGCACGTCCACGACCGGCGCATGGAAGCCTACCTCTACTTCAACCTGCCCCAGGGCCAGCGCGTGCTGCATATGCTGGGCGAGCCGCAGGAGACGCGCCCGCTGTGGGTGAGCAACGAACAGGCGATTCTGTCGCCGCCGTGGTCCATTCACACCGGCTGCGGCAGCGCGGCCTACGCCTTCATCTGGGGCATGGCCGGCGAAAACCTCGAATACACCGACATGGACGCCGTGGCGTTGGCCGACCTGCGCTAA
- a CDS encoding 2-deoxy-D-gluconate 3-dehydrogenase (catalyzes the formation of 3-dehydro-2-deoxy-D-gluconate from 2-deoxy-D-gluconate), whose product MQQPFDLTGQTALVTGCNRGIGQALALGLAEAGADIIGVSATLAADGGDTGRQVRALGRQFFAYQADFSQRPSADAFTRQVLADFPAIDILVNNAGTIRRAPAAEHSDEDWDNVLSINLDAPFRLARAVGGQMLARGRGKIIFTASLLTFQGGINVPGYAASKGGVGSLVKALANEWAGRGVNVNAIAPGYVATDNTEALRQDENRSAAILSRIPAGRWGQPADFKGPIVFLASAASDYVHGTILTVDGGWMGR is encoded by the coding sequence ATGCAACAACCCTTTGATTTAACGGGCCAGACTGCCCTTGTCACGGGCTGCAACCGGGGCATTGGGCAGGCGCTGGCGCTGGGCCTGGCCGAGGCGGGGGCCGATATCATCGGCGTGTCGGCCACGCTGGCCGCCGATGGCGGCGACACCGGCCGGCAGGTGCGGGCACTGGGTCGGCAGTTTTTCGCCTACCAGGCCGATTTCAGCCAGCGCCCTTCGGCCGACGCGTTCACCAGGCAAGTGCTGGCCGACTTCCCGGCGATTGATATTCTGGTTAATAATGCCGGCACTATCCGGCGCGCGCCGGCCGCCGAACATTCAGATGAGGACTGGGACAACGTACTCAGCATCAACCTTGACGCGCCTTTTCGGCTGGCCCGCGCCGTGGGCGGCCAGATGCTGGCGCGCGGCCGGGGCAAAATCATTTTCACGGCCTCGCTGCTCACCTTTCAGGGCGGCATCAACGTGCCGGGCTATGCGGCCAGCAAGGGGGGGGTAGGGAGCCTGGTGAAGGCCCTGGCCAACGAGTGGGCCGGCCGCGGCGTGAACGTAAATGCCATCGCCCCCGGCTACGTCGCCACCGACAACACCGAGGCCCTGCGCCAGGACGAAAACCGCTCGGCCGCCATTCTGAGCCGCATTCCGGCCGGCCGCTGGGGTCAGCCCGCCGATTTCAAAGGCCCCATCGTGTTCCTGGCCTCGGCCGCCAGCGACTACGTACACGGCACCATCCTCACTGTCGATGGCGGCTGGATGGGACGATAA